In a single window of the Penaeus monodon isolate SGIC_2016 chromosome 3, NSTDA_Pmon_1, whole genome shotgun sequence genome:
- the LOC119594485 gene encoding LOW QUALITY PROTEIN: long-chain-fatty-acid--CoA ligase 4-like (The sequence of the model RefSeq protein was modified relative to this genomic sequence to represent the inferred CDS: inserted 1 base in 1 codon): protein MVIRGTKTEGGWYVKAKPNGEPYPLDSRLAPLFREAGVSTLSGALQYGASTHGSKPCMATRQILRREREESNGKMFEKLQLGEYTWLTYSEVQEKAVSVGLGVRQRGLKPLDRVVIFAETRAEWLMSAMGCLQHRISVVTLYTTLTDDGVAHGINETGVPFVFTSYDLLPRVTRLLSKCPKVKTVVVMEDQIDGLGDTSKFPANVSLVPFKELVTRDASWSHIDTPTPQADDTAIIMYTSGSTGTPKGVELSHTNILTSVIAYSVQMNVGPGDRFLAFLPLAHIMELASEIALISLGATIQYSSPLTLTSTSPKVMKGTDGDAKVAKPTVMNAVPLVLDRIIXGVSQKVEQQGWIKSFIFNEAVRYKFWLEYIPFTSYFMDYFIFRRVQEELGGELKRLVVGGAPLSPQTHDTMRAIFGVSIQVGYGSTESASCITGMDEDDVNTGHCGGPNLGVLMKLVDWEDGNYKVSDKPYPRGEIVVGGPVVAKGYFNLPEENKAAFYQENGINWFRTGDIGEINALGALKIIDRKKDLVKLKHGEYVSLGNAESKLKTLSNVENICVFADSTKDKTVAVVVPSADRLRKVAESVGIGGEVSIEDLCHHDKVKEALLKELQSHGKKCGLTRWEVPAAIYLTLEPWTPDTGLVTAALKLRRKQLCLHYENSVHDMYSRLD, encoded by the exons ATGGTGATTCGTGGAACGAAGACGGAAGGCGGATGGTACGTGAAGGCGAAGCCCAATGGCGAGCCGTACCCCCTGGACTCGCGTCTGGCGCCCTTGTTTCGTGAGGCGGGCGTCAGCACACTGTCGGGGGCGCTGCAGTACGGCGCCTCCACCCACGGCTCCAAGCCCTGCATGGCGACGCGGCAGATCCTGAGGCGCGAGCGCGAGGAGTCCAACGGCAAGATGTTCGAGAAGTTGCAGCTGGGCGAGTATACGTGGCTCACGTACTCGGAGGTGCAGGAGAAGGCGGTGAGCGTGGGCCTCGGCGTGCGACAGCGGGGCCTCAAGCCCCTAGACCGCGTGGTGATCTTCGCCGAGACTCGAGCCGAGTGGCTCATGTCCGCCATGGGCTGTCTGCAGCACCGCATCTCCGTCGTGACTCTGTACACCACCCTGACGGACGACGGCGTGGCCCACGGCATCAACGAGACGGGCGTGCCCTTCGTCTTCACCTCATACGACCTCCTGCCCAGGGTGACACGGCTTCTCTCGAAGTGCCCGAAGGTGAAGACCGTCGTGGTGATGGAGGACCAGATCGACGGCCTCGGAGACACGAGCAAATTTCCTGCCAACGTCAGCCTGGTGCCCTTCAAGGAGCTGGTCACGAGGGACGCCAGCTGGAGCCACATCGACACCCCGACGCCCCAGGCGGATGACACCGCCATCATCATGTACACGAGTGGGTCCACGGGCACCCCGAAGGGCGTGGAGCTCTCCCACACCAACATCCTGACGAGTGTGATCGCCTATTCCGTCCAGATGAACGTGGGCCCCGGGGACCGGTTCCTGGCGTTCCTGCCTCTCGCCCACATCATGGAGCTGGCCTCCGAGATCGCCCTCATCTCCCTGGGCGCCACCATCCAATACTCGTCGCCGCTGACGCTTACCAGCACCAGCCCGAAGGTCATGAAGGGCACCGATGGGGACGCCAAGGTCGCCAAGCCCACGGTCATGAACGCGGTGCCGCTCGTGCTGGACCGCATCA AAGGCGTCTCGCAGAAGGTGGAGCAGCAGGGCTGGATCAAGAGCTTCATCTTCAACGAGGCCGTGAGGTACAAATTCTGGCTGGAGTACATCCCCTTCACCTCCTACTTCATGGACTACTTCATCTTCAGACGAGTTCAGGAGGAGCTGGGCGGGGAGCTCAAGCGCCTGGTGGTCGGCGGCGCGCCTCTGTCGCCGCAGACGCACGACACCATGCGGGCCATCTTCGGCGTGTCCATCCAGGTCGGCTACGGCTCCACGGAGTCGGCCTCGTGCATCACGGGCATGGACGAGGACGACGTGAACACGGGCCACTGCGGCGGCCCCAACCTCGGCGTGCTCATGAAGCTGGTCGACTGGGAGGACGGCAACTACAAGGTCAGCGACAAGCCGTACCCTCGCGGCGAGATCGTGGTGGGCGGCCCCGTCGTGGCCAAGGGCTACTTCAACCTTCCGGAGGAGAACAAGGCGGCCTTCTACCAGGAGAACGGCATCAACTGGTTCCGCACGGGGGACATCGGCGAGATCAACGCCCTGGGCGCTCTCAAGATCATCGACCGCAAGAAGGACCTGGTGAAGCTCAAGCACGGCGAATACGTGTCCTTAGGGAACGCGGAGTCCAAGCTGAAGACCCTGTCCAACGTTGAGAACATCTGCGTCTTCGCCGACTCCACAAAGGACAAGACCGTGGCGGTGGTGGTGCCCTCCGCGGACCGCCTGCGCAAGGTGGCCGAGAGCGTGGGCATAGGGGGCGAGGTTTCGATCGAGGACCTCTGCCACCACGACAAGGTGAAGGAAGCCCTCCTCAAGGAACTCCAGAGCCACGGGAAGAAGTGCGGCCTCACCCGGTGGGAGGTTCCTGCCGCGATCTACCTCACCCTGGAGCCATGGACGCCCGACACCGGCCTGGTCACGGCGGCGCTCAAGCTGCGGAGGAAGCAGCTGTGCTTGCACTACGAGAACAGCGTCCATGATATGTACTCGCGGCTGGACTGA